agcatcatctagtccaacccccttgcaatgccaggaatcctttgcccagcatggagcttgaacccacaaccctgaggttaagagacTGTGGGTTCATTTTGCCTTGTGTTCAGGACACGCAGTTTCTCCCTCTGGGTCCAGATGAAACTCAACCGGCTGATCAGTTGGGCAAGCATGAACCCCAGAGTGTCATTGCTGAATGGCGCGCTTCTCTGTGTTGACCACAAGATGGCACTCATTTGTGCCAAATGAGGACGTTTTCCAAGCCCTGAAAATGTCACCTATTTTCTATCCTTAGCAAAGAAAACAAGGGTGTCGTCGCCCTTCACTTGCCATGCTGTagtacatatttttgtatgcacagTTCTCCTGCAATATACACACAGAGGAGATTGTTCCTATTCCTGGCAACACATCTTACACTTTCACAATGCAACTGAAGAGATGCGGCGTAAAGGAAACTCAGATATACAGTAcatagaaactcagatatataagctaggcaccagatggctccttaaaccaaagtTAGAGTTGCCAAAACAAAATGTCTCGATCCCATTTGGGGGGCAAGACGGCTctgaagtcttatttttcaaaggatggactgactgtgattgattctctgtTAAACACCTGGCTAGTTTAGATGACAACCTTgaactaggttaagaactttgagattttaaagaagaaaagtcccttgatccacatatatattggcctattcctaccttttatcttaatggtgacacagaccattcGTAAGGCAAGAacattcttcacaactgtgagcagggcagtggcatGGGGTAGACAAGCTGCAACAATTAACTgtaacctttgaaggtgacccggaaactacaactaatccagaatgtggcagctagactggtgactgggagcggccgccgagaccatataacacggttttcaaagacctacactggctcccagtacgtttccgagcacaattcaaagtgttggtgctaacctttaaagccctaaactgctttggcccagtatacctgaaggagtgtctccacctccattgttctgcccggatactgaggtccagcactgagggccttctggcggttccctcactgtgagaagccaagttacagggaaccaggcagagggccttcttggtagtggcacccgccctgtggaaagccctcccaccagatgtcaaagagaaaaataactaccaaacttttagaagacatctaaaggcagccctgtttagggaagcttttaatgtttaataggttattgtattttagtgttttgttggaagccacccagagtggctggggaaacccagccagatgggcaaggtataaataataaataataataattattattattattattattattattattattattattatgttcactgctcctgctcaggctgctcagaaaaaaagcattttggtacctgaaattcattccgattgtgcagataaaatatcatggatagaattctacagggtgtggtattagtgtgtgaaaacagcccaAATCCAAGCATAGCCCCAGGCATTCATTTCCAGATGGTGATGTCAGGCGCCATCTTgacacccaggcatcttcacttggtcacagttTTGAACACTGGTCAATTAGCAAGCAAGATGTTGCACCCATCGGCTGATGCAGACTGCCTGCCGCAGCCTTTTCTAACCTGACGCCCTCCAGACGTCTTGGGAGTggtagttcaaaatatctgggaGGTCACCAGTTTGGGACAGGCTGATCTACAAAACACAAGGGCGGGGAGCTGGGGCCCCGTGAACCTATGCATGTTGCAGCACGTAACACAAGAGTGGAGTTGATTTTCACTGCTATCAGGAGCAGAAAGCCTAGCACACTTTTGCAAGGAGCACACACAccaagtccggggggggggggagagaaggcttCTTTGGTGGTTTCTCAGAAGCCGAAGAAATGAAAGGAGTTGGGGAAAGCAAGCTAAGGGACTGAAGGCAAGTAGCAGCTGGTGGCTCTGCCACAGCCACTTCTCCCTATTTTAAAGGGCTGGAACTGTCTTCATGAGAGTGGGAATGTCTGGGGGGTGGTAATTGAAAGTGACAGGCAGAGTGACAGGCAGCTGCTAGAAAATTATTTGCCAGGCTCATCAACACCTTTAATTGGATCACTTCTGCTCATGAAAGTTGGCTGACTAAACTGGTATCACGTTACCAGCTTCCGGTGGCTTAAAAAAAACTACAGTCTTTTTATAGAGCTTCTTTCTTCCCACACCCGGCTAAATGCTGCCTTCTGCCCCAATACACTTTTAAAACTGGCACGGTGACATTGCACAAGGAGCAGAATATTTTCGTGTGTTGCCATTATGGATTAAAATCAGTGATGGAAAGCCgaagatggggaaactgtggccctctggTTGTTGATACCCCTGGCTAATGGCCACAGTGGATGGAGCCAATACTAATCCAACACAACAGCCGTCACATAAACACACCCAAAGGTAATAGCATGCTGTACAGTTGTAAACAGGTTGAGCGATGAGCCAACTGTGGATCTTCAGACTCGCCCCTCTGGCCAGATGCACAGCCTTCCTCTGGAAAGCAAGGAGGCCTCCCAGCTTCGAGAAAATCAGGCTGTGCAGAATGCTGATTGGCTGGGCATTGTGACAGTCACAAAGccacctcccttcctcccctcttaTCTGGCTGGGCAGAGTGCCAATTGGCTGGCAAATACAAAGCCATACCACTTCCTCCCAAATCTAGtgtttattccttttttttaaaaaaaataaaattaaaataaaagcctGCCTAAagtccccaccccctcaaaacaTAGCTTCAGGAATAGGTTTATGTGTCATTAGAAGAACAAATATGTGGGGAGTGGAAGGGAAGCAGAGCTCACCCCCAGAATgagaacaacaaaaaaggcactCAATCCTGTAGGACGGTGGTTTTTCAACCAGtatgctgtggcaccctggggtgccttgattgatggtcaggggtgccgtgggcaacactggcctctgtccccctttcactcctctgatgccctcttgcatctctgcctccccaaggcttgcacagctgcttgttgcagcagccctggctacaagctcccctggtgaatggtgcctctggggctggccagggcgTGCTTCCCAGTCCCCTGTGGGGCagcgtgaggaggcacctctctttggggtgggggggagcagcTCAGAGATCAGGGGCAAAGGCAAGTGCTGCATGGAGGACtcacaaggagaggggagaagagaggaggctgagggaacactccacaagggatggGTGAGGGACTACTAGCTctacaggcaaggggtgacataactgggctcctgagccccacaggggtgccgcagaaagaatgtagttggtcaagggagccgtggacccaaaaaggttgaaaatctctgcTGTATGAGGTACATCTGTACACTGCTACAGTTGGGGGTAAAGGCAGGACAAACCTAGAATGCCGGCTGCAATGATGTAATTGAGCATTATCTATGTATTTTCCCCTGAGGCAATAATTAGGGCTTTCTGCAGATGACTTGACAACTTTGATGCACTGTGGGGTTCTATTATTTAAGTCCCCTAAAACGCTTAGCTTCTCCTGCAATTGTTGTGACATACTCTGTTGCTGGGAGAAGCTATTTTCCATGACTCGTATTTTATAAAAGCAGTGCTCAGGCAAGTGCATTGTGGAGCTGGCAGCACCGCATGTTGGTAGCCATTTTGGGACGTGCctgcaaaggaaaaagaagaataaaggagATGAAAGAAAGGCAACCAGAACAACCCGGCGTCTCAGTTAATAATTTATCATCAAAAGAAGTTCAGGAGCAGAACACAGCTcagagtaataataaaaaaggtccaAAAAGAGCATGCACGTTTATCAGATAGACTTCCTCCTCAGCTGGGAGTGCTCCCGGCAGCTGGGACTATTGGACGACAGAGTGCTCCTGGGGGAAGACAAGCCAGTGTGGTCCTTACCGCCCAAGGAGACTTCCATGATTTTGTAAGAAATGGAATTGTAATATACAAGGTTGGTGTGGCAGTTGAAGGCCTCTGGTTGGGAAGGAACTGGGCTCCTGCTTAGCCGCGGCCGGTAGCACAGGCAGTTGCAGAAGGAAGGGACTCTTGTGGTGGAGCCTGAGGACTTGCCCCTCTGTCTCCCGGCCTCTTCCTGCATCAACGGCAGGAGGTTCATCTGACTTGTCCCGTCTTCGATGGGGAGCAGGAGGTCGTTCCTGCCCTGGTTCTCCTCCCGGCTAATGTAATTCCTGGCCCTCCTCAGAGACGCCCTTTCCTCCTCATCCCGCCGCTCGTCTTCCGAGTTCATAATCAAAAACCGAAAGACGACCAAGTTGAGGAAAGCCCCGATGACCGTCAAGCCCACCAGGATGTACATGAAGCTGAAGGCGACGTAAGGGGGCTTCTTCTGCAAAGCTTCGTGCTTCTGAAGGGCCACAAAGTCTCCAAACCCAATGGTGGTCAAGGTTATGAAGCAGTAATAAAAGGCGTGGAAGAAAGTCCAGCCTTCAAAATAGGAGAAGGCAGCTGCTCCGATGCCCAGCGTCCCCATGCAGGAGAGGAAACCCACCACAACCATGTTCTTCATGGAGACAGTTGGCTGCCTCATTCCCAGGCACCTCTTTATTTTCTTCAGCACCATTCGGACCAGGATGTTCATGCGCTCGCCAAGGCTTTGGAACATCACCAGGGTGAGGGGAATGCCGAGGATCGCATAGAACATGCAGAAAACCTTGCCAGCATCCGTTCCAGGCGCGGCATGTCCGTAACCTGTGgcaaaagaagagaaaatgtCAGCATTTCTCTAGATTGCATATTAATGAATGGAGAACCATGTCAACACAATCCTTTGTCACAGAAttattcccacccccaaaaaaaatgttttatttagttcactcctccaaggaactcaggatGAAACACAGAAGCCCATTTTTGATCTCACAAAACCCTGAGAGACAGCGAGTGGCCCAAGCATACCCAGAAAGTTTCCTGGATGAATAGGGAGACCTGAACCCAGGTCTCATGAACCCACTTCTGTATCTCTCCTCTGATTTTGGGGGGCATTACTGTTGCTACAGGTCATCTTTCATCGGTACTGCAATTCTAATCCATTTTAATTTGCACGTTGCCCAGAAAACTCAGGTTATCAGCTGacccaaaatatgaaataacgaaATATTTGCTTTGATTGCATTATAGAAGTTCTCAAGCACACGTCCAAATTATCAGTCTGATGACCCCACATGTCCTAATTTTCAGCAGTTTTTCATATCACCCACTAAAGTCGCTTCTAATTTAATCAAGTGTAAGCTTCACTCGGTCTACTTCAGTTAGTATTGCCTTTGATGCGCATCATCACTGAATGAAACAACTACTCCAGGAGATAAGGTGAGCCATAGGGAAACCTGAGACTGCAGAAGGAGGAAATGTTAATGTTTGTCCATTGTCAATAGCAGCTTCTTGGGCCCCATTTTCAAAACAGTCAGATAAACAAGGAGAGATGACCACACCAAGGTGGCTGCAATAAGCCCAACAGCACTACAATTCCTCATGGCAGTAGTTCAGCTGTACAAGCCTAATGGAAGCTAGTAACCTCTGCAATACACAGAGGTAAAAGTAATTGGATGGACCATTACACTACAACTTGCTGTAACTGTTGTGGACAGAAGAGCCATCAAAAGCCATATTCTAGTCCCAGCAAATGAAATTCTACCATTTAAGCCTGTTTACACTCCACAAGATTAGCCCATCACACCAAACAGCCTCCAAGTAACAGATCAAAAGCCTGACTCATTAAAGAGCAATCATCTTTTGCTGTTGCCATTTTGCTGAGTTATGGGATGGAAGATGTTTAATAGTAATCGACCGTTTCTTTTATTCTGAAGATTTTTGATGCAATTTCCATTGAGCTTCCAACAGATTGTTTTAGATCTCATAAACTTGCCTTGGACACTCTTCAGTGGAAATACAGGTGacagactttaaaaataaaataaggtataAATCATCCCTGGGGAATCTATGACACATTGTAGCATATTTCAGTATATGGAAATATTTCTGATCCTGTTTATTATTCCTTCTGCCCTCGTAGAATCTAACAAGTCATTAAAAGCTATAATAAGAAAACAACAGAGCCAGATTTTTGCTGCTCATCAAAAGACAAGCAGGGACAAGGCCAGGTGGGCCTCTTTGGAGGGAGAAAGAATCCCACAAACAAGGATCAAATGTTGTGTATCTGCTTGCCGTTCCTCATGCAGCCATCTCATACCTTTCTAATGTAAGCACCTGCCAAACTTCAGATGATGGAGGGTAACAGAGCTCCACCTCTTGATGTTGACCTTAATTCCCGCATACGTTAGCAAACCATACACCTATGTAGGGGAAAGGCTGTCCATAACATAGCTGTCAAATATCTGATGCTAGACAAAGGCTAAGTCCAGGAAATGGTTTAAAGCAACCTTTCCCTACCTTGGTGCGCTCCAGTTCTCTTGGACGACAATTCCCATCTACTGcagctagcatagccaatggtcatggatgacaGCAGTTGTAGTGCAAAATATTTGGGGTAGCCTAGTCTAAAAGAATGAGGGGTCTCTTCAAGCCCCTCTAACTAACAGCCCTACCCATATCGTTGGGttacactcccatcagccccagtcagcataatcaatggtcaggaataatgggagttgtagtggaaGGGCCACATGTCAGCCACATTTGCTATAGACTGTCTGGATGGAAGCCCATCTAGAAACCACATGCAAGTTGTTTTGAGTTCAGAGGATGGGTGTGGAATAGGTGTAATAATAGGGGTGGTGCACTTGGCTCCACATAGTATCCCTCCTGCATCTGTTGCCATGGTGACCTAGTAGTCACCAGTAAGTTTGTCTGGAAGAAGACAAGCCATGAAACCAGGTTCAGATGACAAAGCCAAAGCATGGCTTGGCTCACAGTGGTGCAGGAGACCACACTTTCAAACGATGCTGTAGTTTGGCTTaacattatgtgcaaaccagctcACTGGGCCAATGTTTTCATTGAGCTGTCCACCATGGCCCCAAGATCTGTTAAGTCTCACCACCAACACAGACCTCAGTTATTTCTTTACaatatttattaattgccttttgCTGCTCATCGGGAGACCCCCCCAAGCCAATATACAGTCACTAAAGATATGCACATTTGGAATTTGGGGCCCAGTGTCTATCGCTTTACACTTACATTAACCATCGCCTACCATTTTGTTGCCCGCTCACCCAAGTTCGGAAACATCCTTTTGGAATGCTTGTAGTTTTTTCCCACCACTACCCTGTCATCTGCAGACTTGGCCACTTCACTGTTAACCTCCAACTTAAGACCACTTAGGATTgttaaataacaaacaaaccctgGTCCCAACAGAGATCCTTGAAGAACCCAAATTCTTACAGCCCTCAATTAATGGacctgtccatttattcctactctcttcttcccttttttaaagccagtTACCAATCCATAAAAGGCCCCATCCTCTTATCCCATAACAACATTTGCTCAGGAGCCACTTTCCCTTGCCTTATGGC
The Podarcis raffonei isolate rPodRaf1 chromosome 6, rPodRaf1.pri, whole genome shotgun sequence DNA segment above includes these coding regions:
- the KCNK15 gene encoding potassium channel subfamily K member 15 — protein: MRCARGSGARPAGLAMKRQNLRTLSLIVCVFSYLLVGAAVFDALESEAEIGHKRLLEQKRSGLRRKYRFTAEDYREFERLALRAEPHRAGTQWRFAGSFYFAITVITTIGYGHAAPGTDAGKVFCMFYAILGIPLTLVMFQSLGERMNILVRMVLKKIKRCLGMRQPTVSMKNMVVVGFLSCMGTLGIGAAAFSYFEGWTFFHAFYYCFITLTTIGFGDFVALQKHEALQKKPPYVAFSFMYILVGLTVIGAFLNLVVFRFLIMNSEDERRDEEERASLRRARNYISREENQGRNDLLLPIEDGTSQMNLLPLMQEEAGRQRGKSSGSTTRVPSFCNCLCYRPRLSRSPVPSQPEAFNCHTNLVYYNSISYKIMEVSLGGKDHTGLSSPRSTLSSNSPSCREHSQLRRKSI